One Misgurnus anguillicaudatus chromosome 5, ASM2758022v2, whole genome shotgun sequence genomic window, TCTTGTGCATATCACAACTTCTTCAcactgcatatatatatatatggccattttgttttttttgttaatgtgtctgtatgtttaaaaaaacataattttagtACTATAAATTCACACGTTACTTAACGTTACACTGAATGACTTTCCAAATGTATGAATGAAGAGACGTTACACTGACAGATAGCATACATCATCGTGAGTGTTTCAGAAATCtgtaatattatataataaagcTGTCTAAAGTAAGCatctttatttataattttttgccaattgttgtttttatacaattttattttaatcacaTATTGTATTTCAATTGTTTCAATTTGTATACGTTTTAAGATGATGTTTTAATCGATGTGCTTGCAGGACCGCACTTTTTTCctaaaattagtttttatataCAATTTTGCAACTTAGACATGTTTTCTAGTACTATTTATATGTCAGAAGAACTATCAgagtaaaaaatgtataccattTGGTTTGTTGTACAAATAGTAATGATTATAGAATTATTAAAAAAGATTATCTACTGTATTTAGTGGATTAATAGAAACCTAtccaaatatttaattaaagctTTATAGTGTGCATACTTTCTAGGCTCACACAAACATTCTGCTTTACAATGAACCCCGAGTACacactaaaaataaatgtagatgTAATATTTGAGTAATATGACACATCGAAACCTACACATTTAGCGTTaaagatagttcacccaaaaatggaaaCTCTGTCCTTATTTTCCCATCCTCATTTTGTTGtaaatttgtaatattttattttttctgataaacacaaaataaaaaatttggataaatgacttccatagtaggaaaaataaatatgatgtaATTCAATGGGTACCTAACTGTGTGAATAtaaacatttatcaaaatatcttcttcatcatttatcacaatactttaatttgatttcctactatggaaatcaatggttACAGCAGCTGGGTGTtgcttactatcatttatcaaaatatcttcttttgtgttcatcagaaaaaaataattcatacagTTTTACCACAACATGATGATGAGAAAAttgtgacagaattttcattttggatgaactttccctttaacaCAGTGTTTTTCTGCCATTCCCCACTTTGGAGTTAGGGAAGGTTCCGAGCCCCACCTGTCGCTCCAACAAAATAGTAATCAACTAGGCTTTAagattaaatgttaaaattgatttaatcacatattttaaaacataacagcattAAACCCTTTCAATAGAGAAAATAAACGTGCTAATGTATTATCACTTTGCATAAAATAAGTTTACAAGTTTACTTGTAATGTTCCTATTCCCCACAGTGGGGCCCGCCCCACACATTGAGAAACGCTGCTTTAACAACTCGATTTATGGCACATTGCAATGGCCTTCAAACTATTTTGTATCCCTCCATGCACTCTATTTCTGAACAAAATGTAAAGCTATAGCCTATTTTTGGTATTGAAGTATTACACATTATTctattaataatacatttaaatacctCCATGTATTCCATCTTTATAATACAGTTTGGAATGGAATTAAATGTGATTAACTCTGTGTAACTTCATGTAATCCATTCTTAACTATAGTTAAAAACTGCCatgctgctttgaaacaatgaacAAAAGCGCTAGTTAAATAAAATCGAATTAAATGACCGCATTTGCCAAAAATGAATTAAACTAACTAAAACTGATTTAACTATTTATCACTGATTGGATCATTTTCTCCGCCTCAGCAATGATGTATTGATGTAGTTATAAGATCGCATGTGGCTCCCTGTGATTTAAAATCGCGCTCAAAATGGCTGAACACAATATAAGTTCCCTTTACGGGGCACACGAGGAACACATCCACTGCCTTTGCCCGCCTTTCTTCTGGAAAATTCACAGTTTGTTGCTATGGAGACCAACGAAGCGTCTAAGGAGCAATGCATTATGGTCTGAAATAAAATGCAGGAATACATTGCAGTCACTAGCTCGCAAATCTGACCAATCAAAGGCCATAATTTGGCATTCACAACCAATGGGAGACAAGAGCGGGAGGAGTCACCGTCAGTTACACACCTACATTACTTTTAGTCAAGCACACAGCGGGAGCATCACGGGCGCGTCGCGTGCAAACGTACACTGTCTCTGTGTCTGaaaactgcataaaaataaGGTAAAACATTTCTATTTTTGTAGTTTGTATCGTTTACGGgtataaatactgtattttcttttaaaaaagcGATATTGGAGCGTGTTGATTGTTTGCACACCCATATTTCAGTAGCTGAcgtaaataatacattttggaATATATAACTTACcagattaaaaaataatgtaaaagtCTCTTATTTATCATACATCGACGTTGCTCGTTTTATATGTCTCGacagttttctcatttttagaAATTGATATGAACCCATTCATTTAATTTCACTACGAATAAACCCCctaaaaagctaaataaatatttagttttatgtCCTTAGATTATTAAGTGAGTTTTTACTCACTTAATAATCTTTTTTGATTTATTGTATTAGCAGCATTTCACTGTAAGTATTATAAGTTTGGTGAATTAGTCTTTGGTGCTGCTGAGTACAGCTCTTAGTTCAGGTGACCATGGCAACAGTAACCTGGTGAAATATGCCGCGTGATGTTATGCAATAAAGACGGAATAAAGGCTGTTGAGCATCTCATGTGCTGTTATTATATAACCCCATCCGCGTGGCTGGTGGTCTCTGACGCTCAATGTTTGACCAGTCTGACCAGTAAGGTGGATGGTACTGGATTGTGTATTTGGGGCAGGGCAAAAAACCAACATGGCTCCTTAATACGCACCTTTGATTGAAGATGATTATATTGGCTGCCCTCAAGAATAGATACTTCTAGCGAAACTCACGAAGGTGTGAGTCCAATTCATTTCATTCGTTCGTCATCATTTCTCTCTACCTTTGCAGAACAATCATGTCGGACAGGAAGGCTGTGATCAAAAATGCGGACATGTCTGAAGAGATGCAGCAGGATGCCGTGGAGTGTGCCACACAGGCGCTGGAGAAATACAACATCGAGAAAGACATCGCTGCCTACATCAAGAAGGTAAAACGCCTGTGGTCTTTTTCGGCTCGTTGGGCAGGACACTATACAGACGTCCAGCTTTTAAATGGGACGTCTTTGTTAGCTGGGGTTATTTTTAGCACTGAAGATGTGCTCATGAATACCTTGTTGTCAGCTTATTGGTGAAGTAAGCAGAAACGTAAAGTTGACATGCAATCAAAATGGTTCTCGTTTATTTTCATCAGTGCTTTCCATTCTAAATATAATTGGACGCTTTGAATTAACCAAAGGATAAGATAAAAGCTACATCGTGTTTCAGggtgaaaatcacaaaatgaATGTGAAATGGTACGCCAGCAGTGTTTCATGGCCTTTTCTCTTGCAGGAATTTGATAAAAAGTACAACCCCACCTGGCATTGCATCGTGGGAAGGAACTTCGGCAGCTACGTGACTCACGAGACGAAGCATTTCATCTACTTCTACTTGGGGCAGGTGGCCATTCTGCTGTTTAAGTCTGGGTGAACGAGCGACGCCATTTCAACAGAGCATTAAAACTGACTGTATCTACCGGGCTGATCATTCCTGTACTGGGACCGGCCTTCTCTCGGCTGCTTCTTTTGTTCTGATTATTGTTTCGAAAATGGCCATATGAGAAGAGAATGATATAAGGAAACACTTGTATTTATTTTCGTTTTCTATACACCGTCGTTGGAgcgttttatgtttttttttttaaattaaaacaacattgTTTGGCTGTTTGAGTGGATTTTGTTGTCTGAGGTGATGTAAGCAAAGTTTTTAAAATTGTGTGCATCCATGTTGGACAACATCCACAACAGGAAAAACGCTCAGGGTCCACTACAGTTAGTAGTCCTATCGGCATGATTAAACCTAATACGGTctcattaataaaatatatatttttgtcttatcAGTTATCTGTGAACGGTCAGTTGGGgtgcatttatatttttgtttaactaCAAGAAAGTTTGTGTCTGTTGTTCTGACACAAAAATGATAAAGTTCAACAAGTTTTGCATCTCTTTTGCAGGACTATATAACATGACTGTCCTCAGAACCTAAGAACCAATTTGACATTCATGAATGAATCTTTGCTAATGCAGCATTTTAAATACTCTGAATTTCATGTCCATT contains:
- the dynll1 gene encoding dynein light chain 1, cytoplasmic, producing the protein MSDRKAVIKNADMSEEMQQDAVECATQALEKYNIEKDIAAYIKKEFDKKYNPTWHCIVGRNFGSYVTHETKHFIYFYLGQVAILLFKSG